From a region of the Drosophila albomicans strain 15112-1751.03 unplaced genomic scaffold, ASM965048v2 utg000098l_pilon, whole genome shotgun sequence genome:
- the LOC127566259 gene encoding uncharacterized protein LOC127566259 — protein sequence MVYGTTLRVPGGFFAPSTQKHTESEFTEALQKTMSQLPTTKPVHHHTPQEFVHPDLNHCTHVFVRVDRVKTPLEANYEGPFEVVTKHDKYFTLKGHTKENKVSIDRLKPAYIFKDVPPPNTGADDSANCSDTRESVKIRTTNQIPSKVSFPTGTLGGGYCGNPFQFS from the coding sequence ATGGTTTATGGCACCACACTACGGGTGCCAGGCGGATTTTTTGCACcgagcacacaaaaacacactgAGTCCGAGTTCACCGAGGCTCTTCAAAAAACCATGTCTCAACTGCCAACCACTAAGCCAGTGCACCATCATACACCGCAAGAATTTGTCCACCCGGACCTAAACCATTGTACCCACGTCTTCGTTCGAGTGGATCGAGTGAAAACCCCGTTGGAAGCAAACTACGAGGGTCCTTTCGAAGTGGTAACAAAACAcgacaaatattttacactcaAGGGCCACACAAAGGAAAACAAGGTTTCCATCGATCGACTTAAACCAGCTTACATCTTCAAAGACGTACCGCCTCCCAACACAGGAGCAGACGACAGCGCCAACTGCTCAGACACTCGAGAAAGTGTCAAGATCAGGACGACAAATCAGATTCCCAGCAAAGTATCTTTCCCAACTGGAACTCTAGGAGGGGGGTACTGTGGCAACCCCTTTCAGTTCTCGTGA